Within the Ruficoccus amylovorans genome, the region GGACTACTCGGATAAGATGGTCGGCGGCGGCTTTAAGTTTTCCAACCCGAACGCCGCCTCCAGTTGTTCGTGCGGCGAGAGCTTTTCGGTATAGGCCACATGCTAATGGGCCTCGGATGCCTGGATTCGCGGTCTCGGCTTGCGTTTGTGCAATAGCCAACGTGAAAGTCCTCTATCCCTCAAAAATCTTTCAGATTTTTCTGTAAGATCTTTCGGGCACGGTAGATGCGTGTCTCGACGGCCTTGGCGCTGATCCCGAGCACGGCGGCGCACTCCTCGTGGGAGTTGTCTTCGAGCACGCAAAAGACGAGGGGAAAGCGCAGCTTGTGAGGAAGTGTTTGAATCACGGCCTGTACAGCGCGCATACGCTCGCGCAAATCGGTACGCTCGGCGGGAGTGCGTTCTCCGCCAGGAATCTCCTCTTCAAGCCGCCTTGGGGCAGCATCGCTGAGTGCTGTCTGCAGTGAGATGTCTTTACAGCGTTTCTTGTGTCGGCGGAGGTGGTCCCGGCTGAGGTTGGCTGCGATGGCAAATATCCAGGTGCGTACCTTCGCGCGAGGCTGATACCTGTGCGCGTACTTGTAGACCCGGAAAAAAGTCTCCGAGGTCAACTCGGCTGCGTCCGCCTCATTACCGCAGTAGCGCAACGTGAAGTGGAAGACGGCCTCGCGATGGCGCTGCATGAGCGCTTTGAGCCCGTATTCGTCGCCTCCTTGAATGCGCTCCAGAATTGGCAGATCCTCATCCATCACCGCCCGCCGTTATTCCGGTTGGCTGAGTGCCTCTACCGCTATGTCGCGAAGTTTATCCTGCTTGTCCGGAGGCAGTACATTAAGCATTTCATAGTAATGTTCGATGGACAAGGCCTGTAGCTGGCCGTGGACGGCGTGCAGGCGGTGGACGGCATCGGTGACCTCCGGCGAGTATTGGTTGTGGGTGCGCAGAAGTTCGGAGAGTTCGGCAATACGTTGATGAAAGGTCTCTAACAAGGTTTCTCGGCGGGCACGGTACCCGGCATCGAAAGCTTCTATGCGGGCTGTTTCCTCGGGGCTCAGGCCGAGCTCCTGGCTCAGCCAATGTGTGCCGCGAACCGGTTGATTGGTTGGGACTTCGTTGCGGATGACCAACCGTGCGGTGATAAGCGAAATGCTTGCGCAGACGACGACCAGCAGGGCGAACAGGAGTAGCCAGCGGCGGACTACGGAGGGAGGTGGGGGGCGGTTGCTCATCGGCTGACGAAAGGTTGATTATTTTTCGAATTTTACCAACTCGGTCTGCCTGACGAAGTCAAAATCGAGGGCTTGGCTGGCGGCGGCTTGGCGTCCGTTTTGGCTTGCGTAAGCCGATGCCGAGAGGGCCGTGAAGAACGCGCTACCCAGTGCCAATAGCGCGACACTGGCCACAATCGCTGTGGTGCTGGGTGCGAATGCCCCGAGCCAGCTCAGCCAATTGGATGTTTCAATGACCTGATCCTGGTGAACACGGCGCAATATCCGGGCTTCCAGTGAGGACGGACAAGGGGGAAGCTCCGAATCTTTTATCTGTGTAAGAATCGTGTCTATCTCGTGTTCCTGCATATCGACCTTTAACGTACGAAACCAAACGACCCCTCAAAAAAAACGCTTTGTCCGGCGAGGTGCAACCTGTGAATCGCTCCAATTGGTTATCGGATAGGCTCTATTTCCTGGTGCCCCCACCGAGACTCGAACTCGGATTAACGGTTTAGGAAACCGCGGTTCTATCCATTGAACTATGGGGACAAGTAGTTTATATAGATCGACTTGAGAGTCTGGTGTTGCTGGGAAAGATATGACTTTTCACTGTGTTTTGTAACCCATTAGATTCAAAGCATGCCCAAGACGAAGCAAGCCGACGCAGGAAGCGGCCAGTTCGTGAAGGTTGCTGAGAATCTTTACCGGTATCAGCCATCAGGGGGTTACTATGCTTTGCTCAAAGGGGGCGGCAAGCAAATCCGCCGTTCACTTAAGACGCGGGACCGCAAGCTGGCGGAACGCCGCCTGGCTGGCCTGCGTGAAAAGGTGGACCGCATCGACACTAATGAGGGCAAGACCAAGGTCGAGTTTATGGAGGCCGCCCAGCTTTGGCTCGACTGCATGCGGCCGCATCTCACGCCGAGTTCGTTCCTCCGGCGGCAAACGAGTGTCAAGCAACTCAAGCGGCATTTTGGTGGCCACTCGGTGCGAGCTATTACCTGTACGCTTTGTAATTAATGGGCCAAGCTGCCTGAGCCCCCGAAACAGGTCCATTGCGATTGAGATGATTTTCTGTTACAGTCCAGCTAATCGATATTGAAACGAGGAAGACGAAGTACCTTCATCGCCAAGCCCATCAAGCGTTGGCTGGCTGGCAATCAGATCAAGACGCTCGATAGTAAGAAGCTGGTTTCCAACAACTGGCTGATGTCCAAAAACTTTTGCCACTTAAACTTGAAAAGTGGCGTCCCCACGGGGATTCGAACCCGCTTGAGTACTTCACCTATTTTCATCTGATTTCACTTTTTGTTAGTTACCAGCGTCTTACGAGAGGCTGAGGCGGACGTCAGATGCATGGAAGTGCATATAAATGCTTGTTTTTTGGCAAATGATTGGCAAATCGCGTGTCCTTCGACAAAGATACAGCAGCAGTTTCTCTAACCCGAAGATTCTTGTTATTCTAGCCTGATAGGAATTACAAGATATGCGTCCGAAGCGTCCGGTGGAGAGTCTGCGTAGGCAGAAGGCTCAGTTGTAGGAGTATTGGTAAAAAGCATCGAGCTTCCGAAGAATGGTTACTGGCAGCGTCAGCATGCCCGGGAGAGGTTCGGGCGAGGCTAATCTCGCTTCACATTCTTCGGCTCCGGCGTTCCGGGCCTGCCGCAAGTCTGTGTAATCCCGATGGGGAAGGGGGAGGGTACGGTTTGGTTGGAGGGCCGCATGGCTGACGCCGGGCGACACAGGAGGGCGGAGTCTTGTGTGTTAGTAGGGGAGTCCGATTGTGGAGAATGTCTCACTCTCTCATTTTGGCCCGATTTTTTTCGTTATCATAGGG harbors:
- a CDS encoding RNA polymerase sigma factor; amino-acid sequence: MDEDLPILERIQGGDEYGLKALMQRHREAVFHFTLRYCGNEADAAELTSETFFRVYKYAHRYQPRAKVRTWIFAIAANLSRDHLRRHKKRCKDISLQTALSDAAPRRLEEEIPGGERTPAERTDLRERMRAVQAVIQTLPHKLRFPLVFCVLEDNSHEECAAVLGISAKAVETRIYRARKILQKNLKDF
- a CDS encoding periplasmic heavy metal sensor, coding for MSNRPPPPSVVRRWLLLFALLVVVCASISLITARLVIRNEVPTNQPVRGTHWLSQELGLSPEETARIEAFDAGYRARRETLLETFHQRIAELSELLRTHNQYSPEVTDAVHRLHAVHGQLQALSIEHYYEMLNVLPPDKQDKLRDIAVEALSQPE